GGGCCAATTTGGCTACCCAATTGTGCCGCTTCTACCACCTGCCAGTCAAACCCACCCCGTGCAATCTCCAGCGCTAGTTCCTGCTTTGCGGTCAAGAGTTGTTGCAGTGTCTCCCGACCCACTTGCACATTGGGCTGTAGCCGTCCATATTCAGCCAGCAATCGAGGAAAGCGTTTGAGCTCTGTGGTTAATTGCTGCTCGGTTTGGGTTAGGGTCTGGCCACGAGCCTGCAAAGCTCTAGTATTGACCTGAGCCTCTACCAATTGAGTGATCAGAGTTAAGTCTGTAGCCCCTAGTTGGCCTGCTCTGAGTAAATCCCTCCCTGACTGGTTTAGCTGGGCTGGAACCGTTCCCAAGACTCGGCTGACTTCAGCTCGTAGTAAATTGAGTTGTCGTTGGCGCTGTTCTATCAAAGATTTAATGTGCGGATCGGCATCTTTAAACCGGAGACGCTGTTGCTCTAAGGCTAATTCACTCTTCTGTAGCTCATTAAGCAAAGCTTGGTAGCGCGAAGATTGACTGAGGCGAGAGGCGACCAAGGCTTCTTGAGGCGATCGCTTGACCTGTTGTTGCAAAGCCGCATAACGGGCCTGCATATCTTTCAACTGTGCTTGATTAGTACGTTTATCTTGTCTGACACTATTGAGCGCATCAAACAAAGCTTTCGATTGTGCTTCTGGGTCAATCAGGTTTTGGCGATCGCGGAACTTCTCCAGAGCATCTTCTGCTTGCTTAACTTGCTCTTGCACCTTGGGCACTTGCTCAGTAATAAATGACAGACCCTTGGCTAAGCGTTGCTGTTGCTGCTCTCGGTTATAACCTTGATAAACCTTTTGAATTGCCTGTAAGACTTTTTGCGTTTTCTCTGGGTCAGAATCAGCGTAGACCACCTCAAACACCTTGGTTTTGACTTTATCTTCAACAAGTTGAGTCAAGACCAACGACTTCTGAAGTTCCCCCACCGTAATGTCTGGATATTGCGGCTTCAAAATCTTCACCGCTCGCTGCAACAGATGAGAACTCCGCATTAGCGTCAATTGGGTGGCAGTATCCACCTCAACTCTAGCGTCCGCAAACGACATCTCCGCATTGCCGTTTTCTCCTCTTTTACTTTGGTAGTTGGATTCCACCAACAGTTGCATAGAGCTTTGGTAAACTGGCTCAGCTAGAAAAGTGAGGACTGCAGCGATTGATAAAACGCCGCTAAATACACCCAAAAGCCAGAAGCGTCGGCGCATGAGGACTGCGAACAGTTGTCCATATCCTGGATCTGCCTCAGCGGCCTCAATGTGCTTTCCTTCAGTTAGGTCTACCATTCTCACCTCGAAAACAGTTGAAGAATTCAAATCAGTTCAAACCAGGCACAAGTCAAACCAGTGCTCAGCTTAGTAAATAGCTTGGTCAATCACCTGATCAACTTGCTCAAAGAACGCCTCTTCCGAAAATTTGCTCATCGCGTGTTGGCGGATGTTACTGTAATCCCAAGTCATATCCGAGGCTTCGCATAAAGCTGTTTGTAGCGCTTCTGGGGTTTGGCGATTGAAAAAGACACCCGTTTTTCCTGGCACCTGCGTATCTAGCACTCCCCCAGCTCCATAAGAAATCACGGGAGTGCCGCTAGCATTGGCTTCTACAGGCACTAACCCATAATCTTCCAGGGCTGCTACCACCACTGAGCGAGCCTGAGCCATCAGTTGAGTCCGTTTAGTGTCACTGACATGACCAAGAAACCGGATGTTACCCAAAGCTTGGGCCTCTAGGCGCGATCGCTCTGGTCCATCGCCTGTAATCAACAGAGGCCATCCCAGCCAGTTAAATGCCTCAATGATCACATCCAGACGCTTATAGCTAATTAGCCGAGCCGATGCTAAGTAAAAGTCTTCTTTTTGGTCTGCGAACAAAAACTTACTGCTGTCAATCGGATAGTTAATCACCATCGCGGGCTTGCCATAAGTCTGCTGAATGCGCTTCGCCACCACACTAGAATTGGCAATATAAAGATCAGGCTCCTGAGCATATTGCAAATCTAAATTGCGCATCATGCGGAAAACGCTTTCTAGCAGTGGGTAGAATCTGGAATATGTACCGTACTCCCGTAAATAGGTCTGGGTATCCCACAGAAAACGAGTCACATTGTGACAAAAACAAATATGGCGTGCACCTGGACCTTTTCTTACCGCTTTCGCAAAACTAGTGCTGCTGCTAATAATCAGGTCATAGTCTCGCAAGTCCAACGCTCGAAAAGCTGAAAAGTAGAACGGAGCTAATAGCCGAAAGTACTTGCTTGCCCCTGGAATCCGCTGAAGTAAAGTTGTGTTGACGGAACGATCTCCTAAGTCAATTGTTCGTTTAGGATCGTAGAGTGAGGTAAAGATATCGGCCTTAGGATATCGCTTACAAAGCAATTCAAAGACTCGTTCTGCGCCACCTTTTTGCGTCAAGTAGTCATGAACTAAAGCAACTTTCATGGCTAACCAAGAATTGGGAATTACAGTTTTACCTGGAAGCCAGCCTTCAAACTAGACCAGTTTTCACTTCTTAATGTTCCGCTGATCTAAGGCTAGTAAAAACAGTCCAAGGCTATAGCGAGATGGGGATTTTCTCACTCTTTAGCGAGATTTTTGTTACTTGTAGCAAATGCTGCCAAATCCAATCTGGACCTTTGGCAACACACTGAGGGCAGAGATCGCCACAGGTATTACCGCCTTCATTACAAACAATAATTCTAGCTTCTTGTAACTCAAACTCTTGATCGCACAATAGGCAAGACTGGTCGGTTAAGGAAGCGTTGTTACACTCAATTTGTAATTGCATAAACAATCCTCCTTGGCACTGGTAAATCTGGGATTGAGAACTCATCTGAGACATGAGTTGATGGATGATCAATAGGTTCAGTTGAAATCCCTTTCTTGGGGGTAGCAAAAATTACAAAGATTGCAAAATGTTCCTAGGTCAAGCTTTTCCTGAGTAAGACAAAAATTTCGTACCAAACCTATTAATAGAGCTTGAAAGTTAACTAAGGGTTATTGCGTTGGTGGAGTTAAAAGCTGAGTAAATCAGGTTTTGGGTTCCATTTAGAGATATACCTCCTTGCTCAATCACCTCAATAATTAAAAACTGATCGACCTGCTGATGTAAGAGAGGGTTGAGCAACTTTCTAGCATTGGATTCAGTTGAGCTCTAGTGGTTTGGATGGGCTCACTGGATACTCTGCCATGCATAAAAGGGAACAACATTTGTACGGTCAACGGTAGATGGCTAGGGGACTAAGTATAAAGCCATACAGCTGGCACGTACCCTGATTTGCTGCTGATGAGCGCAGCTTCTACGAACGATACGGATTTTTTTAATGGGTCATCATCACTCTATGGAGTGATTTTTCTTTGAAGGAATAAATCTATCCAAAGGAGGAGGGCAAGTTCCTTGAGTGAAAAATTAGCAAAGTTGAGGGCGATCGCAACTTTTCTGGCGGTGGCAACGTCTAACTAGCTCAGTGCCTAGGCACATTTCTGAAAGTGCTTAACTAGTCAGGATTGCAGCGGTCAGCCTTATTGGCGTCTGAACCACAGGGATGGATGAGGTTGTATCCCGAAGGAGGGCTAGAGGAGAGTAAATGAGGAGAGCAATTACTGAAGTGAAACAATTGTCGAGCTGAGGGTTATGGTTTTCGGCCTTTCACCCTGATTTTTTAAGGATTTGGTTTTGGGTTGTGTATTTTGGTGCAAGCCTCCCTGCTTAAAGGTGAGCAAACGATCTTTATGCGGTATTAGGGGTGACACCCTGCATCTGACATTTGCTATGGTGGCCTCAAGATCAAGATAAGGTTTGCAATGCCCTGCGATCGCTGGCTCAAGTTTTCTAGATTGCCGTTTTGAAGTAATTCCTGGGAGGAAGAAATTTGGCTAAGCCTCAAAAAATGATTCAAGTAAGCTCGCATTCTTCAGCGATGGCAACCTCCAACCCTGCACCGACTACTGTTGCCACCACCGAATTACGCCCCTGGGGATCATTCACCGTTCTTGAAGAAGGTAGAGGCTACAAGATTAAGCGCATTGAAGTTAAACCAGGTCATCGCCTCAGTTTGCAAATGCATCACCACCGCAGCGAACATTGGATTGTGCTTTCTGGCACAGCGCGAGTGTTTTGCGATGGACAAGAATTAACCCTTTACAACAACCAATCTACTTATGTCCCTCAATGCACCCAACATCGGCTAGAAAATCCCGGCGTGATTCTGCTGGTTTTGATTGAAGTGCAAAACGGTGATTACTTAGGAGAAGACGACATTGTGCGGTTCCAAGATGACTACAATCGTCAGCCCAGTTTGGCAGTTACTCCTTAGCATTTTGAGGTCAGGTTAAATTTCCCAGATCCGAGCAATGACTTGTGTAAGATGACAATAAGATTTCTGATCTGACACAGACTCTCTGGCTGGGAAGCACGCTCAATCAATGCCTCACTCCTCACCCATTCATCCGGATCTTATTTTAGACAAGCGGTACAAAATTGTTCGCATGTTGGGCCAAGGAGGCTTTGGGCGGGTATATTTGGCCGAAAACCTCAACCGCTTTCATGAATATTGCGTGTTGAAGGAATTTGCTCCCCAAGTCAAAGGGACGGCAGTTTTGCAAAAGGCGGCTGAGCTATTTCAGC
The window above is part of the Trichocoleus desertorum ATA4-8-CV12 genome. Proteins encoded here:
- a CDS encoding polysaccharide biosynthesis tyrosine autokinase — encoded protein: MVDLTEGKHIEAAEADPGYGQLFAVLMRRRFWLLGVFSGVLSIAAVLTFLAEPVYQSSMQLLVESNYQSKRGENGNAEMSFADARVEVDTATQLTLMRSSHLLQRAVKILKPQYPDITVGELQKSLVLTQLVEDKVKTKVFEVVYADSDPEKTQKVLQAIQKVYQGYNREQQQQRLAKGLSFITEQVPKVQEQVKQAEDALEKFRDRQNLIDPEAQSKALFDALNSVRQDKRTNQAQLKDMQARYAALQQQVKRSPQEALVASRLSQSSRYQALLNELQKSELALEQQRLRFKDADPHIKSLIEQRQRQLNLLRAEVSRVLGTVPAQLNQSGRDLLRAGQLGATDLTLITQLVEAQVNTRALQARGQTLTQTEQQLTTELKRFPRLLAEYGRLQPNVQVGRETLQQLLTAKQELALEIARGGFDWQVVEAAQLGSQIGPSLKQNLLLGAVAGLILGSVAAFVREGIDDAVHSSDELKKQVAVPLLGLIPAVPRSGFSEPMLNLSFRKAPALAPATLQVVDWPPFRESLDLIYKNIQLLNSTFPFKSLVVTSALAGEGKSTLALGLAMSAARLHQRVLLIDADLRRPSLHKQLNLPNEQGLSTLLASDRPITEEHSYIQPAIAYSNISILTAGPTPTDPAKLLSSQRMAELISTFEESYDLVLLDAPPVLGIVDAILTASFCNGVLMVGRMGQVTRSELTQATNMLHKLNVIGVIANGAEISASSYLPYSRSA
- a CDS encoding glycosyltransferase produces the protein MKVALVHDYLTQKGGAERVFELLCKRYPKADIFTSLYDPKRTIDLGDRSVNTTLLQRIPGASKYFRLLAPFYFSAFRALDLRDYDLIISSSTSFAKAVRKGPGARHICFCHNVTRFLWDTQTYLREYGTYSRFYPLLESVFRMMRNLDLQYAQEPDLYIANSSVVAKRIQQTYGKPAMVINYPIDSSKFLFADQKEDFYLASARLISYKRLDVIIEAFNWLGWPLLITGDGPERSRLEAQALGNIRFLGHVSDTKRTQLMAQARSVVVAALEDYGLVPVEANASGTPVISYGAGGVLDTQVPGKTGVFFNRQTPEALQTALCEASDMTWDYSNIRQHAMSKFSEEAFFEQVDQVIDQAIY
- a CDS encoding phosphomannose isomerase type II C-terminal cupin domain, whose product is MIQVSSHSSAMATSNPAPTTVATTELRPWGSFTVLEEGRGYKIKRIEVKPGHRLSLQMHHHRSEHWIVLSGTARVFCDGQELTLYNNQSTYVPQCTQHRLENPGVILLVLIEVQNGDYLGEDDIVRFQDDYNRQPSLAVTP